The Burkholderia ambifaria AMMD genome has a segment encoding these proteins:
- a CDS encoding SDR family NAD(P)-dependent oxidoreductase codes for MNTLAGKVAVVTGANSGIGFAIASRFTEEGASVVIVGRRASAVEEAVARLGENATGVTGDLSDLTTHERVASLVAERFGKADIYVANAGMNVITPSDQVSVEEYDRQFATNTRAAFFGVQKIAPLLNNNGSIVLISSIASSKVLDGHAVYAGSKAALEAFARNWALEFKERRIRVNVISPGPTDTPILGKLGITATDRPAFEAVMAGAIPFGRLGRAEEIANAALFLAGDEGSFITGVNLRVDGGISLV; via the coding sequence ATGAACACGCTTGCAGGAAAGGTTGCAGTCGTCACCGGCGCAAACAGCGGTATCGGATTTGCCATCGCCTCACGTTTCACCGAAGAGGGGGCCAGTGTCGTTATCGTCGGGCGCCGAGCCAGCGCCGTGGAGGAAGCGGTTGCACGACTCGGTGAGAATGCCACAGGTGTTACCGGCGACCTCTCCGACCTCACGACACACGAACGTGTTGCGTCACTCGTTGCCGAGCGCTTCGGCAAGGCCGATATCTACGTAGCGAATGCCGGTATGAACGTGATCACGCCATCTGATCAAGTCTCGGTTGAAGAATATGACAGACAGTTTGCAACCAATACCAGGGCAGCCTTTTTTGGTGTGCAGAAGATCGCACCACTACTGAACAACAACGGCTCAATTGTGCTGATCAGCTCGATCGCGAGCAGCAAGGTGCTGGACGGGCATGCCGTCTATGCCGGAAGCAAAGCGGCGCTCGAAGCTTTCGCCCGTAACTGGGCTCTGGAGTTCAAGGAACGTCGCATCCGCGTGAACGTCATCAGTCCGGGTCCGACGGACACCCCGATCCTCGGCAAGCTTGGCATTACGGCAACGGATCGCCCTGCTTTCGAAGCCGTCATGGCGGGCGCTATTCCGTTTGGCCGACTCGGGCGCGCAGAAGAAATTGCCAATGCCGCGCTGTTCCTTGCAGGAGACGAAGGCAGTTTCATTACCGGCGTCAACCTGCGAGTTGACGGGGGAATTTCACTCGTCTGA
- a CDS encoding helix-turn-helix transcriptional regulator, giving the protein MLRDQLIGDLYEAALHPDGFLEIFHQVSESLGANVFHMFSWDTARNAPKLSIYSPRAELDGLVALYDQYYGALDPRRGFVENAPLGEFVCCQDHLSERDVERSEFFQDYQIPSGIRYLMGVRLARPGSDDILLGLLRANGRPPYSSDERATLSSMAGHLQRSINLWQDARILHRDAMLGAELMEELGLSVFALDRHSHVVFVNRAAEAMLRATTCLKLEHGCLSAAGAPQNDALKAALARVAKTRKSESLALSSTLSDAHEIFLGIAPLSGQALQATFGDATMLITVRQRSAAPLVVAHQLRQAFGLSSAEAAVAEALLCGKTPDECAASTGVALTTIRTQLRAIYEKTHSRNQAEAVGRMLWVLPQRKREG; this is encoded by the coding sequence ATGTTACGGGACCAACTAATCGGGGACCTCTACGAGGCCGCGCTGCATCCAGATGGTTTTCTCGAGATATTCCATCAGGTATCCGAATCACTCGGCGCAAACGTTTTTCACATGTTCAGCTGGGATACCGCGCGCAACGCGCCGAAGCTCTCGATCTATTCGCCGCGCGCGGAGCTGGACGGCCTCGTCGCCCTCTACGACCAGTACTATGGCGCGCTCGACCCGCGCCGCGGTTTTGTCGAAAATGCGCCGCTCGGCGAATTCGTGTGCTGCCAGGATCACCTGAGCGAGCGCGACGTCGAACGCAGTGAGTTCTTTCAGGACTATCAGATTCCGTCGGGCATTCGCTATCTGATGGGCGTGCGTCTCGCGCGTCCAGGCAGCGACGACATTCTGCTCGGCTTGCTGCGAGCCAACGGCCGACCGCCCTATTCGTCCGACGAACGCGCGACGCTCTCGAGCATGGCGGGACATCTGCAACGCTCGATCAACCTGTGGCAGGACGCGCGCATACTGCATCGCGATGCGATGCTCGGCGCCGAACTGATGGAGGAACTGGGCTTGTCCGTCTTCGCGCTGGACCGGCATTCGCACGTGGTATTCGTCAACCGTGCGGCCGAAGCGATGCTGCGCGCGACCACCTGCCTGAAGCTCGAGCACGGATGCCTGAGCGCCGCGGGAGCGCCGCAGAACGATGCACTGAAGGCCGCGCTGGCCCGCGTCGCGAAGACGCGCAAGAGCGAAAGCCTTGCGCTGTCCAGCACGCTGAGCGATGCGCATGAAATCTTTCTCGGCATCGCGCCACTGTCGGGGCAGGCGCTACAGGCGACCTTCGGCGACGCGACGATGCTGATCACGGTCAGGCAACGCAGCGCGGCGCCGCTCGTCGTCGCGCACCAGTTGCGACAGGCATTCGGCTTGTCGAGCGCCGAAGCGGCCGTTGCGGAAGCACTGCTCTGCGGCAAGACGCCGGACGAATGCGCGGCGAGTACCGGCGTCGCGCTCACGACCATTCGCACGCAGTTGCGCGCGATCTACGAAAAGACCCATTCGCGCAACCAGGCCGAGGCCGTTGGACGCATGCTCTGGGTGCTCCCGCAGCGCAAGCGCGAAGGCTGA